In Flavobacterium luteolum, the DNA window TAAAAACAGTCAGATTAAGATCGTTTGGAATTAATCGAATGAATTCGCGAATGGTTGTTCCGCCATCCACAATTAAAACCATTCCGTCATGCAGAAGATCTACTGCTTTTTGTGCAATAACTTGTTTTGCTTCTACTGCATAAGTTTGGTTCGATGACGAATAGTGATATCCTTTGGTCATCGCACCACCTTTTACTTTGATTAAAAGTGAATCGGCATCAAGCTCGTTAATGTCTCGTCGAACAGTATCTTCAGAAACACCAAGTTTAGCCGAAAGAGTTTCAAAACTTACACGAGTGTGCAGGTTAATCTCTTTTAAAATATGATTTTTACGTTCTTCTTTACTGTAATTTAAAACTTCATTTTCCGTGCTCATGCCTATTATTTTTTTTCTAATTACAAAAATAAACATTTCATTAAACAATTCATCGAAACAAAAAATCAAATTAGCGCATTAGATCACTTTAAAACAAAACAGAATCCGTTTGCATCAAAAACTTAAAATCACCTGTTTTAAGCTCTTTTTTAAGACAAATTGAAGCCTTTTACAGATTTGAACAGATTTATAAATAAATCACACTGTTTCAGAAAACAAAAAACGCTTCCGTCGTAACGGAAGCGTTTTTCTAAAATATACTAAATTGTGTATTATCCTTTTAAGCTTGCTGCTAAATACTCACGGTTCATACGTGCGATATTTTCAAGCGAAATTCCTTTTGGACATTCGATTTCGCAAGCTCCTGTATTAGTACAGTTACCAAAACCTTCTAAATCCATTTGGTGAACCATGTGTAAAACACGATCCGTTGCTTCAACTTTACCTTGTGGCAATAATGCATATTGAGAAACTTTTGCAGAAACGAATAACATTGCTGAAGAGTTTTTACAAGTTGCAACACAAGCTCCACAACCAATACAAGCAGCAGCGTCGAATGACTTATCTGCATCGTCTTTGTTAACTGGAATAGTATTCGCATCAATTGTATTTCCTGAAGTATTTACAGAGATAAATCCTCCTGCGTGCTGAATTCTATCAAAAGAACTTCTGTCAACCACTAAATCTTTAATTACCGGGAAAGCTTTTGCTCTAAATGGCTCGATAAAAATCGTATCACCATCTTTAAACATACGCATGTGCAACTGACAAGTTGTAACTCCTCTGTCTGGTCCGTGTGCTTCTCCGTTAATGAATAAAGAACACATTCCGCAGATTCCCTCACGACAATCGTGGTCAAATGCAACTGGTTCTTCTCCTTTGTTGATTAAACCTTCGTTAAGAACGTCTAACATTTCAAGGAAAGACATGTCCGGCTCGATTCCATCGATAGGATATTCTACAATCCCTCCTTTATCTTGAGCGTTTTTTTGACGCCATATTTTTAATGTAAGTTTCATACCTTTTTCGTTTGAAAGTCATAAAGTCGAAAGTCGAAAGTCGCTTGGCACATTTTGCCTTTTGACTTTAAGACTTTGGGCTTTCGACCAAATTCTTATTTATAACTTCTTTGAACTAATTTAATGTTTTCGTAATTAAGAGGTTCTTTGTGTAATACCGCGTCACTTGGTTTTCCTTTGTATTCCCAAGCTGCAACGTATGCAAAGTTTTCGTCATCACGAAGTGCTTCTCCTTCTTCTGTTTGGTATTCTTCACGGAAGTGACCTCCACAAGATTCGTTACGGTGTAAAGCATCTTTCGCGAACAATTCTCCTAATTCTAAGAAATCGGCAACACGAGTTGCTTTTTCTAATTCCTGATTAAATTCGTAAGCACCTCCAGGAACTTTTACATCTTTATAAAACTCTTCACGTAAAGCGGCAATTTCTTCGATAGCTTCAGTTAAACCTTTAGCATTACGAGCCATACCGACTTTATTCCACATAATTTTTCCAAGTTTTTTATGGAAATAATCTACAGAATGTTTACCGTTATTATTGATAAACTTATTGATTTGATCTACAACCGCTTTTTCAGCTTCAACGAATTCTGGTAAGTCTGTAGAAATTTCTCCCATTTTAATATCTGGAGCTAAATAATCTCCAATAGTATAAGGAAGTACGAAATATCCATCAGCTAAACCTTGCATCAAAGCAGAAGCACCAAGTCTGTTTGCTCCGTGATCAGAGAAGTTAGATTCTCCAATTGAGAAACAACCAGGAATTGTAGTCATTAAGTTATAATCAACCCAAGTTCCACCCATTGTGTAGTGAACCGCTGGGTAAATCATCATTGGTGTTGTATAAGGATCTTCGTCAACGATTTTGTAATACATTTGGAATAAGTTCCCGTATTTACTTTTCACGATTGCAGCTCCTAATTTAGTTACCAAAGCAGCATCTTTATCATCTAGACCTTTTACATAAGCATCTTCAGTTCCGTAGCGTTTAATTGCTGCTGCGAAATCTAAGTAAACTGCTTCTCCAGTTTTGTTAACTCCAAAACCAGCGTCACATCTTTCTTTAGCTGCACGAGACGCAACGTCACGAGGTACTAAGTTACCAAATGCTGGATATCTTCTTTCTAAGAAATAATCTCTTTGATCTTCAGATAAATCAGTTGCTTTTTTCTTTCCTTCACGAATTGCTTTTGCATCCTCAAGGTTTTTAGGAACCCAGATACGACCGTCATTACGTAAAGACTCAGACATCAAAGTCAGTTTTGACTGGTGATCTCCTGAAACCGGAATACATGTTGGGTGAATTTGCGTGTAGCAAGGATTTGCGAAAAACGCTCCTTTTTTATGAATTTTCCAAGCTGCTGTTGCATTACTTCCCATAGCATTTGTTGAAAGGAAAAATACGTTTCCGTATCCTCCAGAACCAACTACTACAGCGTGAGCAGAATGTCTTTCTATTTTTCCTGTAATCAAGTCACGAGCGATAATACCTCTCGCTTTTCCGTTCACGATTACAATGTCAAGCATTTCGTGACGGTTGTACATTTTAATTTTTCCACGACCAATCTGACGGTTCATTGCAGAATAAGCTCCTAACAATAATTGCTGTCCAGTTTGTCCTTGAGCATAAAATGTACGAGAAACCAAAGTTCCTCCAAAAGAACGGTTATCTAAAAGTCCACCATATTCACGAGCCAATGGCACCCCTTGAGCCACACATTGGTCAATAATATTACCTGAAACCTCAGCTAAACGATAAACGTTTGCCTCACGAGCACGGTAATCACCACCTTTTACAGTATCGTAAAACAATCTGTAAATAGAGTCACCGTCACCTTTATAGTTTTTTGCTGCGTTGATACCTCCTTGTGCAGCGATAGAGTGCGCACGACGTGGAGAATCTTGGAAACAGAATGCTTTTACGTTATATCCTAACTCAGCCAAAGTAGCCGCAGCCGAACCTCCAGCTAAACCAGTACCAACTACAATAATATCTAAATTACGTTTGTTAGCAGGGTTTACTAAATTAATATGATCTTTATAATTTGTCCATTTGTCCGCTATAGGACCATTTGGAATTTTTGAATCTAATGCCATTATAATTGATATTAATTATTGAAATGATGAAATAAAGCGATAATTACAAAAAGCGCTGGAACTACAACTGCGAACCAGTAACCTACTTTTGATAAAAATCTTGAGTATTTGTTGTGCATCCCTACAGATTGAAGAGAAGATGCAAACCCGTGCCATAAGTGGAATCCTAAAAGGATAAAAGACACACAGTACAATGCTGTACGGATTGGGTCGTGAAATTTGTGAACCAACTCACCATAATACCTTGTAGCATCTGGCGCTGTACCCGCAATATACTTGTAGGTAACTTCAGGAAACCAGAAATCATAAAAATGCAATCCTAAGAAAGCTAAAATAACCAATCCAGAAATAATCATATTTCTAGAACTCCAAGAAGCATTCGCAGCTCCGTTGTATTTAGCGTAAGCGATTGGTCGTGCTGCGCTGTTTTGAGCCGTAAGAATAAATCCCATTACGAAGTGGAAAATTACTCCAATTGCCAAAATTGGCTGCATTACGTACTGAATCAGCGGATTGTATCCCATAAAGTGAGAAGCTTCATTGAAAACGTCTTCACTAATAATAGAAATAAAATTTAAGGAAACATGCAGCGCTAAAAACGTGATTAAGAATATTCCCGAAAGAGCCATAGCTACTTTCTTTAAGATGGAAGCATTCAATAGTGCAGATTGTGCCATAAGTGTTAAGTAGTTTGTTTTAAAAAATTACACAAAAATAATTCAATTACAAAAGAACTACAACCATTTCGCTCTTATTTATAATGATTTTAAAATAGCACGATTCTACGTATTTTTACGTACAATAATAAAGCTGCTAAAAAATAATTCACTATGTAAATTTCAAAATACTGCTTTTTAAGCTATCGCAGGGAAATTCTATTCTAAGTAGATTACCAAAAATTTATCATATTGATATTTTATTCAAACTTTTGATTTATTTTCTTCAAAAGTGCTCGTTGACAGAAATTTTATCTAAGTAAAAAATTGTCATTCCGCAACATAGTTTTACCTTTAGCGGCTCAAAAAATTAAGAATGAAAACAGGAATTGATGCTATATCCTTCGATGTAGCAAACATACATTTACCCATAAAAACTTTGGCAATCGCCAGAAATATTGAACCAGAAAAATTAGAAAAAGGTCTTGGATTACTAAAAATGACTTTTCCAGACGTTTATCAGGATGCAGTTGTTTTTGGAGCAAATGCTTTAACCAAGCTTATCATTGACAATAAAATAGACTTAAAAGAAATAAGCCGAATCTATGTGGGTACCGAAAGCGGTATTGACAGCTCAAAACCAATCGCTTCCTATTTAATTAGTTTAATGGAGCAAAAATTTGGTGAAGATTCATTAGCGGAATGCGATGTTGTAGATTTCACTTTTGCCTGTATTGGTGGAGTTGATGCGATGCAAAACTGTCTAGATTTTGTAAAACTGAATCCGACTAAAAAAGCAATTGTAGTTACTTCTGATTTTGCAAAATACGATTTAAATTCAGGAGGAGAATACACTCAAGGAGCCGGAGCTGTTGCCATGTTAATTGCTGCAAACCCAAAAATCATTGCTTTTGATGACAATTGGGCAACGAGTACAAAAGGTGTTTTCGACTTCTTTAAACCATACAGAACTATTTCTAAAGAGGAAATTACCAAAAACACAAACAACGATTCTTGGTTTGATAATTTAGAAGCCGAAATCGAAATTCATAAAGACCAGCCTGTTTTTGACGGTCAATATTCCAACCAATGTTACATGGATCGTACGCGAAATGCGTATTTTTCATTCAAAAAATTAAAAAACACTACCGAAACTTTATATAACACTTGGCACAGTATCGTAATGCACTTGCCATATTCTTTTCAAGGAAGAAGAATGTTATCTGAAATATACGCTTTAGACAGTTCCGAAAAAATTATTGCTGATGATATTGCTCCTGCAGATTATCAGACAAAAATTAAAGAAGTGGCAAAATCTGAAGATTACAGAAGTTTTGTAACCGAGAAATTACAACCTGCTGAATTGGCTTCTTCTTTAATAGGAAACCTTTATACTGGTTCTATTTTCATGGGATTGTTATCTACTCTTGCTCATTTTTATAATACGAATAAAGAAGTAGCTGGAACTAAATTCGGTTTCTTAGCTTACGGAAGCGGATCAAAATCGAAAGTTTTTGAAGGAACGATTCAGCCAGAATGGAAATCGGCTTTAGAAAACGTAAAACTTTTTGAAAACTTAGCCGAAAGCGTAGAAATTGATTTCAACACTTACGAAAGTCTTCATAAAAAAGAACAAAAACAAAGTGTAAGAACTCCGAAAAACGAATGGGTTTTAGATAGAATTGAAAAAGAGATTCCTGTTTTAATTGGGGCGAGATATTATAAATGGGTGGATTAAATTTCAAATTTTGAAATCCCAAATTCCAAAACCGAAGCTTGATGTTTCGGTTTTTTTTATGTTTTTTTTAAATTTAACCGCAAAGTTCGCAAAGGATTACGCAAAGTTCGCAAAGCTTTTCATGAATACAAAGCTTTGCGAACTTCGCGTTTATTTTAGATATCGCAAAAAAACCATTGTGCCCTTTGCGGTTAAATAAAAGATAATCAATCCTTCTTATGCTGTTCAGTATAATTTTGATTTCCTTTAATTCTAGTATCTTCCGTATGCATTCCGTTTGCCATTCCTAACATAAAGGCTGTAATTACGATTATAAATTTCCTTTTTATCCAATGAAGAAGTGGTCGCTTAGATTGCCCCAAGCGAGAATTTTTATTTTGTTTATACATTTTAAAAATGATAAATGATTAGACATTATTGTATCATCTATGCTAAGAAATAGATCTTCTTAAGCGTTGTATAAACTTTTACCGAAGTATTTTGAAGTGATTATTTCATTTATAAAAATAGATTGTTTTATAAATGAAGTTAGATTTTGATGAAGCAGATTTTGAATTTTTAGCAGTTTCTTAATTTGAAAAGTAAAAACAGTTTCAGTTTTTAGAAAATTCAAAACAATTGAAAATCTTGTTTCGTTCCAAGAAACAGCTTGTCCGAATTTATATAAACGAGAACTTTTAAGCTCTATTTCTTTTCTTAAA includes these proteins:
- a CDS encoding succinate dehydrogenase/fumarate reductase iron-sulfur subunit: MKLTLKIWRQKNAQDKGGIVEYPIDGIEPDMSFLEMLDVLNEGLINKGEEPVAFDHDCREGICGMCSLFINGEAHGPDRGVTTCQLHMRMFKDGDTIFIEPFRAKAFPVIKDLVVDRSSFDRIQHAGGFISVNTSGNTIDANTIPVNKDDADKSFDAAACIGCGACVATCKNSSAMLFVSAKVSQYALLPQGKVEATDRVLHMVHQMDLEGFGNCTNTGACEIECPKGISLENIARMNREYLAASLKG
- a CDS encoding fumarate reductase/succinate dehydrogenase flavoprotein subunit — translated: MALDSKIPNGPIADKWTNYKDHINLVNPANKRNLDIIVVGTGLAGGSAAATLAELGYNVKAFCFQDSPRRAHSIAAQGGINAAKNYKGDGDSIYRLFYDTVKGGDYRAREANVYRLAEVSGNIIDQCVAQGVPLAREYGGLLDNRSFGGTLVSRTFYAQGQTGQQLLLGAYSAMNRQIGRGKIKMYNRHEMLDIVIVNGKARGIIARDLITGKIERHSAHAVVVGSGGYGNVFFLSTNAMGSNATAAWKIHKKGAFFANPCYTQIHPTCIPVSGDHQSKLTLMSESLRNDGRIWVPKNLEDAKAIREGKKKATDLSEDQRDYFLERRYPAFGNLVPRDVASRAAKERCDAGFGVNKTGEAVYLDFAAAIKRYGTEDAYVKGLDDKDAALVTKLGAAIVKSKYGNLFQMYYKIVDEDPYTTPMMIYPAVHYTMGGTWVDYNLMTTIPGCFSIGESNFSDHGANRLGASALMQGLADGYFVLPYTIGDYLAPDIKMGEISTDLPEFVEAEKAVVDQINKFINNNGKHSVDYFHKKLGKIMWNKVGMARNAKGLTEAIEEIAALREEFYKDVKVPGGAYEFNQELEKATRVADFLELGELFAKDALHRNESCGGHFREEYQTEEGEALRDDENFAYVAAWEYKGKPSDAVLHKEPLNYENIKLVQRSYK
- a CDS encoding succinate dehydrogenase cytochrome b subunit, with the protein product MAQSALLNASILKKVAMALSGIFLITFLALHVSLNFISIISEDVFNEASHFMGYNPLIQYVMQPILAIGVIFHFVMGFILTAQNSAARPIAYAKYNGAANASWSSRNMIISGLVILAFLGLHFYDFWFPEVTYKYIAGTAPDATRYYGELVHKFHDPIRTALYCVSFILLGFHLWHGFASSLQSVGMHNKYSRFLSKVGYWFAVVVPALFVIIALFHHFNN
- a CDS encoding hydroxymethylglutaryl-CoA synthase family protein codes for the protein MKTGIDAISFDVANIHLPIKTLAIARNIEPEKLEKGLGLLKMTFPDVYQDAVVFGANALTKLIIDNKIDLKEISRIYVGTESGIDSSKPIASYLISLMEQKFGEDSLAECDVVDFTFACIGGVDAMQNCLDFVKLNPTKKAIVVTSDFAKYDLNSGGEYTQGAGAVAMLIAANPKIIAFDDNWATSTKGVFDFFKPYRTISKEEITKNTNNDSWFDNLEAEIEIHKDQPVFDGQYSNQCYMDRTRNAYFSFKKLKNTTETLYNTWHSIVMHLPYSFQGRRMLSEIYALDSSEKIIADDIAPADYQTKIKEVAKSEDYRSFVTEKLQPAELASSLIGNLYTGSIFMGLLSTLAHFYNTNKEVAGTKFGFLAYGSGSKSKVFEGTIQPEWKSALENVKLFENLAESVEIDFNTYESLHKKEQKQSVRTPKNEWVLDRIEKEIPVLIGARYYKWVD